Proteins encoded in a region of the Rutidosis leptorrhynchoides isolate AG116_Rl617_1_P2 chromosome 9, CSIRO_AGI_Rlap_v1, whole genome shotgun sequence genome:
- the LOC139866359 gene encoding uncharacterized protein, whose translation MATLHVHVLLHFIKVLFLFFVLFALLLVPTSCSLQSRVGIVGSRRELLEKNFLQENDSDGIKMIMKKRSGTSVDAFGTTINSKNKTKLVKPINTNSTKTVKIQEKPTLKKLNSTSKASNLIKPTSKTTNLVSKNSTKPTPKTTNSTKPITKISSLTKPTSKKTNSTKPTSISSQKSTDPAKLTSNKPITTTTTDKKSNSTNPVKALTLYENDDEDDFVSEFRDLPTRFQETLLPDLEVLSTTSKAYLNKANKQLSKNFNPYVGKKYAPIIASIISFAFILIPFLLVSLIFNRIKAYFSLQKLIIFIQIYLSIYFSILSLSSLVTGLEPLKFFYATSQSTYVCIQLLQTLAYVLYLLVLLMYLVLVFSTESSIVSKLLGLGQTFVGFAVGLHYYMTVFHRAVLRQPPKSSWRVHAVYATCFLLICLLGTAERRKKAYVVDGSEEGKKS comes from the coding sequence ATGGCCACACTCCATGTTCATGTACTACTACACTTCATAAAGGTACTGTTTTTATTTTTTGTGCTCTTTGCTTTATTACTTGTACCTACTTCGTGTTCTCTTCAGTCTAGGGTTGGAATTGTGGGTAGTAGGAGAGAGTTGCTAGAAAAGAATTTTTTACAAGAAAATGATTCAGATGGAATTAAGATGATCATGAAGAAAAGGTCGGGTACAAGTGTTGATGCGTTTGGTACAACTATTAATAGTAAGAACAAGACCAAACTTGTTAAACCTATCAACACAAATTCCACCAAAACTGTCAAGATTCAAGAGAAACCCACTCTCAAGAAACTCAACTCCACATCAAAAGCTTCAAATCTTATAAAACCCACTTCCAAAACTACAAATTTAGTATCAAAAAACTCCACTAAACCCACACCCAAAACCACAAATTCAACAAAACCCATCACCAAAATCTCATCTTTAACAAAACCAACTTCCAAAAAGACAAATTCCACAAAACCCACTTCcatttcaagccaaaaatcaacagATCCAGCAAAATTGACCAGCAAcaaacccatcaccaccaccacaacGGACAAAAAGTCAAATTCAACGAACCCAGTAAAGGCTTTGACTTTATATGAAAATGATGACGAAGACGATTTCGTTTCAGAATTCAGAGATCTACCTACACGATTTCAAGAAACATTACTCCCAGATTTAGAAGTACTTTCAACAACTTCAAAAGCTTATTTAAACAAAGCCAATAAACAGCTCTCAAAAAATTTCAATCCATACGTTGGTAAAAAATATGCACCAATAATTGCTTCCATTATTTCATTTGCTTTCATTTTAATCCCATTCCTTTTAGTCTCTCTTATATTCAACCGCATCAAAGCTTATTTTtcgttacaaaaactaataatattcaTCCAAATTTATTTATCTATATACTTTTCAATTCTCTCACTTTCATCACTCGTaaccggactcgaacccttgaAGTTTTTCTACGCTACTTCGCAGTCCACGTATGTCTGCATACAACTGTTGCAAACACTTGCATATGTGTTGTACCTACTGGTTCTTTTAATGTATTTGGTATTGGTTTTTTCAACGGAATCTAGTATTGTGTCAAAGTTATTGGGTTTAGGACAAACGTTTGTGGGGTTTGCGGTTGGACTTCATTATTACATGACGGTGTTTCATAGAGCGGTGTTACGGCAACCACCGAAGAGTAGTTGGAGGGTGCACGCGGTTTATGCCACGTGTTTCCTTTTAATTTGTCTGTTAGGTACAGCTGAAAGAAGAAAGAAAGCTTATGTGGTTGATGGTAGTGAGGAAGGCAAAAAGAGTTGA